The following proteins are co-located in the Salvelinus fontinalis isolate EN_2023a chromosome 41, ASM2944872v1, whole genome shotgun sequence genome:
- the LOC129840499 gene encoding frizzled-7-A-like: MAVRRTCEWIWITGCALMIVSLMLEPCTGQYHGEKGISIPEHGFCQQISIPLCTDIAYNQTIMPNLLGHTSQEDAGLEVHQFYPLVKVQCSMDLKFFLCSMYAPVCTVLEQAIPPCRSLCERARQGCEALMNKFGFQWPERLRCENFPVHGAGEICVGQNTSDTDIPTSDPTPNLPELMTLPPNIGRPAAQPFSCPLQLQVPTYLNYKFLGVKDCGAPCESTKPNGLMYFREEELKFGKLWVGIWSILCCVSTLFTVLTYLVDMRRFRYPERPIIFLSGCYFMVAVAYTAGFFLEDKVVCIDKFKEDGYKTVAQGTKKEGCTILFMILYFFGMASSIWWVILSLTWFLSAGMKWGHEAIEANSQYFHLAAWAVPAVKTITILAMGQVDGDLLTGVCYVGIYSVDSLRGFVLAPLFVYLFIGTSFLLAGFVSLFRIRTIMKHDGTKTEKLEKLMVRIGVFSVLYTVPATIVIACYFYEQAFRDQWEKTWHMQTCKRFAVPCPANNFAPMTPDFTVFMIKYLMTMIVGITSGFWIWSGKTLQSWCRFYKRLSNRNQGETTV, from the coding sequence ATGGCGGTAAGGAGAACCTGTGAGTGGATTTGGATAACGGGGTGCGCGCTGATGATTGTTAGCCTAATGCTGGAGCCGTGCACCGGTCAGTATCATGGCGAGAAAGGAATTTCTATACCAGAACACGGTTTTTGTCAGCAAATTTCCATCCCTCTCTGCACGGACATTGCCTATAATCAAACCATCATGCCGAATCTGTTGGGACACACAAGCCAGGAGGATGCGGGGCTGGAGGTCCATCAGTTTTACCCGCTCGTGAAGGTCCAGTGTTCCATGGACCTTAAGTTTTTCTTGTGTTCCATGTACGCACCGGTGTGCACAGTTCTAGAACAGGCCATCCCCCCATGCCGATCACTGTGCGAGCGCGCACGCCAGGGCTGCGAGGCGCTCATGAACAAGTTCGGGTTTCAATGGCCAGAGAGACTCCGTTGTGAGAACTTCCCCGTCCACGGCGCTGGGGAGATCTGTGTGGGTCAAAACACATCAGACACGGATATCCCTACCTCGGACCCCACTCCCAACCTGCCTGAGCTCATGACCCTACCCCCAAACATCGGTCGCCCTGCTGCCCAGCCCTTCTCCTGTCCCCTACAACTTCAGGTCCCAACCTACCTCAACTACAAATTCCTGGGGGTGAAAGATTGTGGTGCCCCATGCGAGTCCACCAAGCCCAACGGATTAATGTATTTCCGCGAGGAGGAACTGAAATTCGGCAAACTCTGGGTGGGTATCTGGTCTATCTTGTGTTGTGTGAGTACACTGTTCACTGTGCTCACATACTTGGTAGACATGAGGAGGTTTCGCTACCCGGAGAGGCCCATCATCTTCCTCTCAGGCTGCTACTTCATGGTGGCGGTGGCCTATACAGCAGGCTTCTTCCTGGAGGATAAAGTGGTCTGCATAGACAAGTTTAAAGAGGACGGTTACAAGACAGTGGCCCAGGGCACCAAGAAAGAGGGCTGCACCATCCTCTTCATGATCCTCTACTTTTTTGGCATGGCTAGCTCCATATGGTGGGTCATCCTGTCCCTCACCTGGTTCCTGTCTGCTGGTATGAAATGGGGTCACGAGGCCATTGAAGCCAACTCTCAATACTTCCACCTAGCGGCTTGGGCGGTACCGGCTGTCAAAACCATCACTATCCTGGCCATGGGGCAAGTGGATGGGGACCTTCTCACAGGGGTGTGCTACGTTGGCATCTACAGCGTGGATTCGTTACGAGGGTTCGTCCTGGCCCCTCTGTTCGTCTACCTCTTCATCGGAACCTCGTTCCTCCTGGCCGGGTTTGTGTCTCTGTTCCGCATCAGAACCATCATGAAGCACGACGGCACCAAGACGGAGAAACTAGAGAAGCTGATGGTGAGAATCGGCGTGTTCAGCGTCCTGTACACCGTCCCCGCCACCATCGTCATCGCCTGTTACTTCTACGAGCAGGCCTTCCGCGACCAATGGGAGAAGACCTGGCACATGCAAACGTGTAAGCGCTTCGCGGTGCCGTGCCCGGCCAACAACTTTGCCCCGATGACCCCAGACTTCACGGTGTTCATGATCAAGTACCTGATGACTATGATCGTGGGCATCACGTCCGGGTTCTGGATCTGGTCGGGGAAAACATTACAGAGTTGGTGCAGGTTTTACAAACGGCTCAGTAACCGCAACCAAGGAGAGACGACCGTATGA